TTTTTAGGATTTATTATTTTACCACCAAAATATATATCAGTGTTTTTATCAGTTGATTTACAGCTTACTAAAAAAACTAAGAATATAATCGCAAATAAAATAGATACTTTTTTTATCATATATATAGTGCTGAAAGCGCCTAACAAATTTAGGTATTCAATGCTGTTAGAGTTGTTAATACGTTGTTAAAAATATGAGTGTTTAGAGCCTAAAAGACCGTTTTAACTTTTCCTAAAATGCGTTTAAAATTGAACCCAAAAATAGTTATCAAATTTGTACTTTTGCAGAAATTTAAAATACTATTATGTTATCAGTTTCTAATTTATCTGTACAGTTTGGCAAACGTGTTTTGTTTGATGAAGTAAGTACAAAATTTCAACAAGGAAATTGTTATGGAATTATTGGCGCAAATGGAGCAGGAAAATCTACTTTATTAAAAATAATATCTGGCAAACAAGACCCAACTTCTGGGCAAGTACATCTAGAAAAAGGCAAAAGAATGTCTGTTTTAACGCAAGATCATTATGCTTATGACGAGTTTCCTGTGTTGGAAGCAGTAGTGATGGGAAATAAAGAACTGTTTAAAATTAAAAAAGAAATAGATGCTTTATATGCTGATTATACTGATGAAAATGCAGAAAAGATTGGTGAGCTTCAAATAAAATTCGAAGAAATGGATGGTTGGAATGCAGATGCTTCTGCAGCAGCAATGCTATCTAACCTAGGAATTACTGAGGATTTGCATTATACCTTAATGAAAGATTTGGATGGTAAACAAAAAGTACGTGTATTAATTGCACAAGCTCTTTTTGGAAACCCAGATGTTTTAATTATGGATGAGCCTACCAACGATTTAGATTTTGAAACTATTGCTTGGTTAGAGAACTTTATCGCAAATTTTGATAACTGTGTGATTGTAGTTTCTCACGACAGACACTTTTTAGATTCAGTTTGTACGCATATTTCTGATATTGATTTTGGGAAAATAAATCATTATTCAGGAAATTATACTTTCTGGTACGAATCTAGCCAACTTGCTGCTAAACAAAGAGCGCAACAAAACAAAAAAGCTGAAGATAAAAAGAAAGAACTAGAAGAGTTCATTAGACGTTTTTCTGCGAATGTTGCAAAATCTAAACAAGCAACTTCTCGTAAAAAAATGATTGAAAAATTGAATGTAGAAGACATTCAACCTTCAAGCAGACGTTATCCTGCTATTATTTTTGATAGAGATAGAGAAGCTGGAGATCAAATTTTAAACGTAAAAGGTTTAAGCAAAGAGTTTGAAGGTGAAAAATTATTCGATAATGTACATATCAATTTAAACAAAGGAGATAAAGTAGCTATAATTTCTAAAAACTCTAGAGCAGTTACTGCATTTTATGAAATTATTACAGGAAATGAAAAAGCTGATGCTGGCGAATTTTCTTGGGGAGTTACCACAACTCAATCGTATTTACCTTTAGATAACTCACAATTTTTTCAGAATGGTGAATTAAATTTGGTAGACTGGTTAAGACAATATGCACAAACAGAAGAAGAACGTGAAGAAGTTTTTTTAAGAGGCTTTTTAGGAAAAATGATTTTTTCTGGAGAAGAAGCTTTAAAGAAAAGTAATGTATTGTCTGGTGGAGAAAAAGTACGTTGTATGCTTTCTAGAATGATGATGAAAAGAGCGAACATTTTATTATTAGATGAACCTACAAACCACTTGGATTTAGAATCGATTCAATCTTTAAATAACTCTTTAATTAACTTTAAAGGAACTGTTTTATTGTCTACTCACGATCATGAATTTGCACAAACAGTTGCCAATAGAATTATAGAATTAACACCAAAAGGTGCTATTGATAGATACTCAACTTTTGATGATTATTTATCTGATCCAAAGATTAAAGAATTGCGTACTTCAATGTATGAGTAAAATTAATAACACAAATTTATCTAAATTAATAAGTATAAACTAACACTTTAAATAAATTAATTTAAGTATTTTATTATCAATTAAATAAGTGAAATTAAAACTTAATAAGGCTTTAAGAATTTTATTAATTCTTAAAGCCTTATTTTATTATTGATATTCGTAAAATTCGTGTCTTATATTTTCCTTATTTTTTATTCAAAGGACTAATAATTTTTACATCAGCAAAAGAAATTGCACCTCTAACAACGCCATCAATTGTTTTCTTTAAAGCTTCAATCATTTGCATTTTTAATTGTGATTTATGATAAATTAAACTTACTTCTCTTGCAGGTGGTGGATTTGTAAATTCACGTAAATGACTTTTATCATTATCACTTAAATCTAACGTGTGTAAATAGGGTAGTAGTGTCATGCCTAAACCTTCTTTAGATAATTTTATGAGCGTATCAAAACTGCCACTTTCTAACTGAAATCCTTTTTTGTTATCAATTTTATGAGTTCTACATAAATTGATAACACTGTCTTTAAAACAATGCCCATCTTCCAACAACAAAATGTCTTCCATTTCTAATTCATCTGCAGAAATTTGTTTGTTTTTATAAAGTCTATGATTTTGTGGAATTAAACCCACAAATGGTTCATAATATAAAGGGCGCTCTTTTATAGCTTCATTTTCTAAAGGAGTTGCAGCAATAGCAGCATCAATATGTCCATCTGTTAATTTTCTAACAATTTCTTCAGTGGTCAGTTCTTCTATAATTAATTTTACTTTTGTGTACTTTTTAGTAAAGTTATTTAAGAACATTGGCAGTAAAGTAGGCATTATTGTTGGGATAATTCCCAATCTAAATTCGCCTCCAATATATCCTTTTTGTTGATGAACAATATCTAAAATTCGGTTACTTTCATCTACAATTACTTTACCTTGTTCTACTATTTTTTTACCAACTTCTGTTAATTCAATTGGTTTTTTAGAACGATTAAAGATTTTTACACCTAATTCTTCTTCTAATTTTTGAATTTGCATACTCAAAGTAGGTTGAGTTACAAAGCTATGTTCTGCAGCAACTGTAAAGTTTTGGTACTCTGCAACAGATAAAACGTATTTTAATTGGGTTATAGTCATTTAAATAAGAAATTTTGATAAAGATATTAAAACTATCAATTATAATTATAGTTTATTACAGTTAATTTCTAATAATTTTGAATTTCACAAAAATAATAAAATGAATAAAAATATTTTAGGATTAAACAAGCAAACTTCAGCAGATTCTGTTGAAAAATTAAACGGACTTTTAGCGAATTTTCAAATATATTATCAAAACTTAAGAGGTTTACATTGGAATATCAAAGGGAAAAACTTCTTTGAACTACATGTAAAGTTCGAGGAATTATATACAGATTCTCAAGTTAAGATTGATGAAATTGCAGAACGTATTTTAACATTACAAGGAAAACCATTACATACATTTTCAGATTATATAGCAAATTCTTCTGTACCAGTAGGTAAAGATATTTCTAATGATGTGGAAGCTGTTGAACTGGTTGTAAATTCGTTATCTGAACTACTACAAATAGAAAGAGTAATTTTAGATTTATCAGATACTTCTGATGATGAAGGAACAAACTCAATGATGAGTGATTTAATCTCAGAACAAGAAAAAACAATTTGGATGTTAAACTCTTGGTTAGGAAAATAGTTTTTAAACTATTTTCTTAATTCTGAACTTTTTTCAGAATTCTTACGTTAAACTTCAAATAACTTTTTTAAGAAGTTCGTAGAATATTAAAACCTATCAAAATACTTTAAAAGTATTCTGATAGGTTTTTTATAATTGATAAGAATAACCAACTTCCAAGCCTAAAATATTATAACCATCGTTTGGTTTTTGAAAATTTAGGTTCGAAACATGGCCAAAATTTCCACCAACATAAATGAACGATTTTTGATATAATTGATGCGAAAATCCTAAAGAAAAGTTTTCTATAAACGTGAAGCCTTTTGCTAAACGTTCGGTTCTGGTATCAATATACATAAAACCTAAACTGATAGTTCCTTGCAAATCCAATGTATTGGTCAGTTTTAATTTTGAAGCGAAACCAAACTCTAAACCATATAAACTCATGCTTTTTGGTTTCATAAATTCTATGGTTTTTTCTTCAAAATTTTCTTGATCTGGAGTCACATACCAAAAGTTTAAAAGTTGGTGTTGCAAAGACTGAATTTGTGGTTGTACAATCAGTTCAAAATCAATGGTTTTCCATTTTCCTAATTTGTAAAAAGCTTGTAATTTATAGGTATTAGTAGAATACGTATAATCAGGATCATCGAACATAAAATTTTCGTTCGTTCCGTAATTAAAAAGAACACCAATTTTAGTGGGTTTTAAAATATTCTTCTTAATTTCTTGTCCAAAAGACAACTGAGTAAAAAGTAAAAAGAATATAATTTTTTTAAACATTTTCTCTTCATATATTTTCGATAAGTGAATTATGATTATTTTAAATATATAATTCACTTATCAAAAATTAATTATTTAACAACTTGCTTTTTTACACAATATTTGCAATTTTCTTTGTGTAACATCTGAATATCACTACCATTTTTATCTTTGTAAATTATATATTCACAACCTTCGTAATCAATAGTTTGAATGCCATATTTTGCTATAAAATCGTTTGTGTTTTTTTTATCATTTGTTTTGCTGTTATCATCACAAGAAATAATAATAAAAGCGATTGTTATGCAAAATAAATAAATTTTTTTTCTCATATTCTATGAGCTAAACATCTTAGCCACAACTTCAGCTTTTCTGTTTTCTGAATAGTCATAAAAACCTTCTCCAGATTTTACACCTAGTTTTCCAGCATTTACCATATTTACCAACAATGGACAAGGAGCATATTTTGGGTTTTTAAAACCATCATACATTACTT
The DNA window shown above is from Polaribacter sp. Hel_I_88 and carries:
- a CDS encoding ABC-F family ATP-binding cassette domain-containing protein, whose product is MLSVSNLSVQFGKRVLFDEVSTKFQQGNCYGIIGANGAGKSTLLKIISGKQDPTSGQVHLEKGKRMSVLTQDHYAYDEFPVLEAVVMGNKELFKIKKEIDALYADYTDENAEKIGELQIKFEEMDGWNADASAAAMLSNLGITEDLHYTLMKDLDGKQKVRVLIAQALFGNPDVLIMDEPTNDLDFETIAWLENFIANFDNCVIVVSHDRHFLDSVCTHISDIDFGKINHYSGNYTFWYESSQLAAKQRAQQNKKAEDKKKELEEFIRRFSANVAKSKQATSRKKMIEKLNVEDIQPSSRRYPAIIFDRDREAGDQILNVKGLSKEFEGEKLFDNVHINLNKGDKVAIISKNSRAVTAFYEIITGNEKADAGEFSWGVTTTQSYLPLDNSQFFQNGELNLVDWLRQYAQTEEEREEVFLRGFLGKMIFSGEEALKKSNVLSGGEKVRCMLSRMMMKRANILLLDEPTNHLDLESIQSLNNSLINFKGTVLLSTHDHEFAQTVANRIIELTPKGAIDRYSTFDDYLSDPKIKELRTSMYE
- a CDS encoding hydrogen peroxide-inducible genes activator, whose translation is MTITQLKYVLSVAEYQNFTVAAEHSFVTQPTLSMQIQKLEEELGVKIFNRSKKPIELTEVGKKIVEQGKVIVDESNRILDIVHQQKGYIGGEFRLGIIPTIMPTLLPMFLNNFTKKYTKVKLIIEELTTEEIVRKLTDGHIDAAIAATPLENEAIKERPLYYEPFVGLIPQNHRLYKNKQISADELEMEDILLLEDGHCFKDSVINLCRTHKIDNKKGFQLESGSFDTLIKLSKEGLGMTLLPYLHTLDLSDNDKSHLREFTNPPPAREVSLIYHKSQLKMQMIEALKKTIDGVVRGAISFADVKIISPLNKK
- a CDS encoding Dps family protein; protein product: MNKNILGLNKQTSADSVEKLNGLLANFQIYYQNLRGLHWNIKGKNFFELHVKFEELYTDSQVKIDEIAERILTLQGKPLHTFSDYIANSSVPVGKDISNDVEAVELVVNSLSELLQIERVILDLSDTSDDEGTNSMMSDLISEQEKTIWMLNSWLGK
- a CDS encoding acyloxyacyl hydrolase, with protein sequence MFKKIIFFLLFTQLSFGQEIKKNILKPTKIGVLFNYGTNENFMFDDPDYTYSTNTYKLQAFYKLGKWKTIDFELIVQPQIQSLQHQLLNFWYVTPDQENFEEKTIEFMKPKSMSLYGLEFGFASKLKLTNTLDLQGTISLGFMYIDTRTERLAKGFTFIENFSLGFSHQLYQKSFIYVGGNFGHVSNLNFQKPNDGYNILGLEVGYSYQL